A single region of the Anser cygnoides isolate HZ-2024a breed goose chromosome W, Taihu_goose_T2T_genome, whole genome shotgun sequence genome encodes:
- the LOC125181369 gene encoding LOW QUALITY PROTEIN: endothelial zinc finger protein induced by tumor necrosis factor alpha-like (The sequence of the model RefSeq protein was modified relative to this genomic sequence to represent the inferred CDS: substituted 1 base at 1 genomic stop codon) — protein MFVAEGSWTLVAPGQRPPLVPPAPPGPPPPPSPPAPRHQHDAVPASPPPPPPGPHRCADCGKTFGARSRLAVHRRVHTGERPFACAHCGKRFSQSSALGLHRRLHTGERPHACGDCGKAFAVASHLAVHRRVHTGERPFACAHCGKRFSQSSALALHRRGHTGERPHACGDCGKAFAVASHLAAHRRIHTGEKPFPCPRCGKRFRQRSGLVTHQRGHKXPRGRRPYKCTECGKAFGQSSHLMRHLGTHTGEKPYKCGACAKSFTQNSNLLQHQRAHTGEKPYECGACGKRFGWSSNLSQHRRLHSGQKPFRCGQCDKRFSESSRLVEHQRTHTGEKPYRCPDCPKTFSRGSHLVRHRRLHATERGPGPALAVRRGL, from the exons ATGTTTGTGGCCGAAGGCTCCTGGACGTTGGTGGCCCCGGGGCAGCGTCCCCCCCTCGTCCCCCCAG CACCTCCGGGGCCACCCCCGCCGCCGTCACCTCCCGCCCCCCGCCACCAGCACGACGccgtccccgcgtccccgccgccgccgccacccggTCCGCACCGCTGCGCCGACTGCGGCAAGACCTTCGGCGCCCGCTCGCGCCTGGCGGTGCACCGGCGCGTCCACACGGGCGAGCGCCCCTTCGCCTGCGCCCACTGCGGCAAACGCTTCAGCCAGAGCTCGGCCCTGGGCCTGCACCGGCGCCTCCACACCGGCGAGCGGCCTCACGCCTGCGGCGACTGCGGCAAAGCCTTCGCCGTCGCCTCCCACCTGGCGGTGCACCGGCGCGTCCACACGGGCGAGCGGCCCTTCGCCTGCGCCCACTGCGGCAAGCGCTTCAGCCAGAGCTCGGCGCTCGCCCTGCACCGCCGCGGCCACACCGGCGAGCGGCCGCACGCCTGCGGCGACTGCGGCAAAGCCTTCGCCGTCGCCTCCCACCTGGCCGCTCACCGCCGCATCCACACCGGGGAGAAGCCTTTCCCCTGCCCGCGCTGCGGCAAGCGCTTCCGCCAGCGCTCCGGCCTCGTCACGCACCAGCGGGGGCACAAGTAGCCGCGGGGACGCCGG CCCTACAAGTGCACCGAGTGCGGCAAGGCCTTCGGGCAGAGCTCGCACCTGATGCGCCACCTGGGCACCCACACGGGCGAGAAGCCCTACAAGTGCGGCGCCTGCGCCAAGAGCTTCACCCAGAACTCCAacctgctccagcaccagcgCGCCCACACCGGCGAGAAGCCCTACGAGTGCGGCGCCTGCGGCAAACGCTTCGGCTGGAGCTCCAACCTCAGCCAGCACCGCCGCCTCCACAGCGGCCAGAAGCCCTTCCGGTGCGGCCAGTGCGACAAACGCTTCAGCGAGAGCTCCCGCCTCGTCGAGCACCAGCGCACGCACACCGGTGAGAAGCCCTACCGCTGCCCCGATTGCCCCAAAACCTTCAGCCGAGGTTCCCACCTCgtccgccaccgccgcctccaCGCTACCGAAcgggggcccggcccggcgctggCTGTGCGCCGGGGGCTCTGA
- the LOC106049618 gene encoding zinc finger and BTB domain-containing protein 45 codes for MAEAVHYIHLQNFSRSLLETLNGQRLGGHFCDVTVRIREATLRAHRCVLAAGSPFFHDKLLLGHSAIEVPPVVPSGAVRQLVEFMYSGCLVVAQSEALQILTAASILQIKTVIDECTQIISQSRGPKALPPTRVPAPPPVAPGARRKLRELLGPPPEPEGYLGPPSCHSRKQRQPLRLQLPVKEEEEEEEEEEEEEEEVAAAAAGAEEEGSVPPAPFPAEEPPFFGAPEVFSDAFLPPWPGEDGGKVGPECGLEASGRGSAFGAEVAPAGNSLGFAPPVPPLYEEGGTSGGVPSVPKVPRAGPSRRPEPSYQCGHCQKTFSSRKNYTKHMFIHSGEKPHQCSICWRSFSLRDYLLKHMVTHTGVRAFQCSVCCKRFTQKSSLNVHMRTHRTERFQCRLCTKGFSHRTLLERHAAATHPVPPPGPPPGPPPP; via the exons ATGGCGGAGGCGGTGCACTACATCCACCTGCAGAACTTCAGCCGCTCGCTGCTGGAGACCCTCAACGGGCAGCGCCTGGGCGGCCACTTCTGCGACGTGACCGTGCGCATCCGCGAGGCCACCCTGCGCGCCCACCGCTGCGTCCTGGCCGCCGGCAGCCCCTTCTTCCACGACAAGCTGCTCCTGGGCCACTCGGCCATCGAGGTGCCGCCCGTCGTCCCCAGCGGGGCCGTGCGCCAGCTGGTGGAGTTCATGTACAGCGGCTGCCTGGTGGTGGCCCAGTCGGAAGCCCTCCAGATCCTCACCGCCGCCTCCATCCTGCAGATCAAGACGGTCATCGACGAGTGCACCCAGATCATCTCCCAGAGCCGCGGCCCCAAGGCACTGCCGCCCACCCGCGtgccggcgccgccgccggtGGCGCCCGGTGCCCGCCGCAAGCTCCGCGAGCTCCTGGGGCCACCGCCGGAGCCCGAGGGCTACCTGGGGCCGCCGAGCTGTCACAGCCGCAAGCAGCGGCAGCCGTTGAGGCTCCAGCTGCCGgtcaaggaggaggaggaggaagaggaggaggaggaggaggaggaggaggaggtggcggcggcagcggcgggcgcCGAGGAGGAAGGCTCGGTGCCCCCGGCGCCGTTCCCCGCCGAGGAGCCCCCGTTTTTTGGTGCCCCCGAGGTCTTCTCCGATGCTTTCCTGCCGCCTTGGCCAGGCGAGGACGGGGGCAAGGTGGGACCCGAGTGCGGCTTGGAGGCATCTGGACGGGGTTCGGCCTTCGGGGCCGAGGTGGCACCGGCGGGGAACAGCCTGGGGTtcgcccccccggtgcccccactTTACGAGGAGGGGGGGACGAGTGGCGGCGTCCCCTCGGTCCCCAAGGTGCCGCGGGCCGGTCCCTCGCGTCGCCCCGAGCCGTCCTACCAGTGCGGCCACTGCCAGAAGACCTTCAGCTCCCGCAAGAACTACACCAAGCACATGTTCATCCACTCCG GCGAGAAGCCCCACCAGTGCTCCATCTGCTGGCGCTCCTTCTCCCTCCGCGACTACCTGCTGAAGCACATGGTGACCCACACGGGCGTCCGCGCCTTCCAGTGCAGCGTCTGCTGCAAGCGCTTCACTCAGAAGAGCTCCCTCAACGTCCACATGCGCACCCACCGAACCGAGCGCTTCCAGTGCCGCCTCTGCACCAAGGGCTTCTCCCACCGCACCCTCCTCGAGCGGCACGCCGCTGCCACCCACCCCGTGCCGCCACCGGGACCGCCGCCAGGGCCGCCACCGCCTTGA